Proteins encoded by one window of Candidatus Neomarinimicrobiota bacterium:
- a CDS encoding RraA family protein — translation HRAGELNRPKEAIMERAVFDQKYRKRLEKLSTTNVSDALDKAGIRGAVIGIRPVFGMPKVVGLAVTIKIMAAGMTRSKHHLGIEAIASAQKGDVIAIDNRGDIQNNCWGEILSCAAKMKGVSGVVVDGAARDVDECEDMGFPVFARGVVPITARGRIMQEDFNCMIRLGDVQVRPGDVVVGDINGVVVIPPEKIEEVLVEAEKIMEKEANMKKDILAGRDIMEVDKKYSYEQMLQKE, via the coding sequence ACCATCGTGCTGGCGAGTTGAATCGTCCCAAGGAGGCGATAATGGAACGAGCAGTATTTGACCAGAAGTATCGCAAGCGTCTTGAAAAACTGTCCACAACCAATGTCTCTGACGCCCTTGACAAGGCTGGTATCCGGGGAGCGGTGATCGGGATTCGGCCCGTTTTCGGCATGCCGAAGGTGGTCGGTTTGGCTGTGACCATCAAGATTATGGCGGCGGGAATGACAAGGTCAAAGCATCACCTGGGAATTGAGGCCATCGCTTCGGCTCAGAAGGGAGATGTGATTGCCATCGACAATCGTGGGGATATCCAGAACAATTGCTGGGGAGAGATTCTGAGCTGTGCGGCCAAAATGAAAGGGGTCTCGGGTGTCGTCGTAGACGGGGCTGCCAGGGATGTGGACGAGTGTGAGGACATGGGATTTCCCGTGTTTGCCCGTGGGGTTGTCCCCATCACTGCCAGGGGACGCATCATGCAGGAGGACTTCAATTGCATGATTCGTCTCGGTGATGTTCAGGTCAGACCTGGTGATGTCGTGGTTGGGGACATCAACGGCGTGGTCGTGATACCGCCAGAGAAGATCGAGGAAGTGTTGGTCGAGGCCGAAAAAATCATGGAGAAGGAGGCAAACATGAAAAAGGATATCCTGGCCGGTCGCGACATTATGGAGGTGGACAAGAAGTACAGTTATGAACAGATGTTGCAGAAAGAATAG